From a region of the bacterium genome:
- the rsmG gene encoding 16S rRNA (guanine(527)-N(7))-methyltransferase RsmG encodes MEPWQLLTTQAAEWGVPLDDAQVNALKRFYDLLIEGNRRANLTRITDEREAVVKHFLDSLSVLRAFSAEDRAASLRFIDVGAGAGFPGIPLMALAPAWSGTQLEATRKKVDFMSESIEALGLSGRALHGRAEELAQTPEHREKYDLVFGRAVAELNVLSELCLPFLKQGGRFVAMKGAGVDEEVSRAQKALKTLGGEIRQIVKFSLPEGFGERALVVVEKTMPTPKAYPRRAGQPAAKPLC; translated from the coding sequence ATGGAACCCTGGCAACTCCTGACGACCCAGGCCGCCGAGTGGGGCGTGCCGCTCGATGACGCGCAGGTCAACGCCCTCAAGCGCTTTTACGATCTGCTGATCGAGGGCAACCGCCGGGCCAACCTCACGCGCATCACCGACGAGCGCGAGGCGGTGGTCAAGCACTTCCTGGACTCTCTCTCGGTGCTGCGCGCCTTCTCGGCCGAGGACCGCGCGGCCTCCCTGCGCTTCATCGACGTGGGGGCGGGGGCCGGCTTCCCCGGGATCCCGCTCATGGCCCTGGCCCCCGCCTGGTCGGGCACCCAGCTGGAGGCCACCCGCAAGAAGGTGGACTTCATGAGCGAGTCGATCGAGGCCCTCGGCCTGAGCGGTCGCGCCTTGCACGGCCGCGCCGAGGAGCTCGCCCAGACCCCCGAGCACCGCGAAAAGTACGATCTGGTCTTCGGCCGGGCCGTGGCCGAGCTGAACGTGCTCAGTGAGCTGTGCCTGCCCTTTCTCAAGCAGGGCGGACGTTTCGTCGCCATGAAGGGCGCCGGGGTCGACGAGGAGGTTTCGCGGGCCCAGAAGGCCCTCAAGACCCTCGGCGGGGAGATCCGCCAGATCGTGAAGTTTTCTCTCCCCGAGGGGTTCGGCGAGCGGGCGCTGGTCGTGGTTGAAAAGACAATGCCGACGCCGAAAGCCTACCCTCGGCGAGCCGGACAGCCTGCCGCTAAGCCGTTATGTTAA